CGGTGTTTACACATTTTTCTCCCGAATTTGGCGAAATCTACGAGGACGATCTCTATTACCAACAAAACGGTGTGTCGCCTCATTTTTCACGTCTAAACATGGATACGTTACGTGCAAAGTTTGGCGACCcgttaatttcgagaaatggtCCATTCAAATGGCCGCAGAGATTATGGGATTTAACGCCTCTAGATTATTTTCTCCATCAAAGGTTTACCGCAATCTACTAGTAACTTTCGAGGAGCTCGAAGACAAAATTCAGCGTACTATAGCCGAAGTGCCGCAACAGGTCATCGAAAATTGTCGTAAACGGATGGAGGTATGCAAAGCCGTGGTTGAACGgcattttgttcaaatcataAATGGCATAAAATTAGCTGTATAACCAAAAAAGGAACctattttcaccaaatttaagtgttttatttcgttttaaaatctcgtctttttttttttctaggatGTATGGCATCACAAGAGATGTGATTTATTAAACATTCTATTAGAGACAAGTACGTCTTACTGATTTTATTATGAATCATCTCCTTGTGTATGATCTTTGAATCTTGATTTGTCGGTAAAATCGGTAACGACCCGAAACACAATAGAACGTTAGCCAGGGTATCGTTTCGGTTCATACTTCTATATTTACTATAGGTGCGTGGCGTTAAGATGATAGAGAATCTGTGTGAGAAATTCTTAGATAAAACCCAgcaaaaatccagaattttgtTCAACGACAATGTAGTCTTTGGAAAAATACCTTTGACTATTGGTTTTTAGACTTCACAATTTAAAGTATGTAAAATGACTTTGAATGACTTATGCTTTCTAAAAGctagattttattaaaaacataaaagtatTTAAAGTCAACTCTTTGAGTTATTATTTCGAACACAGCTGAGTGCAGTGACCCTCACTCTCTTTCTAAGTTTACCAAGACGAATTGCTTCAATACATAAAGTTATTCgtgtatttctttaatttttctacaAGAGCAATATTTTCTATGTGCAATATATACTTTCTTACAGATGTAAACTAATTAGAGTCAGAAGCAAACAGGCTTCATAggctcatacatacacattaaaagTGGAAGTGTCGTTTACAGTTAGTTTCCTCATGGATATATTTGCGAGGGCGATCCGATTAATACTTAAATTACAAAAtagcaagaaaatattatatgttaaCTGCGTTTGTACCGAATTTTAATAACCTTCGCAAGTAAAAAAGCTTTTAAGCAAGTACCTGATTTTGCTCGGGCAGTTTCTATGGCATCTGTATGACCTGATATCGGCGGtaccgacaaataagcagcttattGAGGAAAAAACGTGTAAAAGTTAcatatcgatatctcagaaAGAAAGAATTTTTAAGTATAGTCTAATTTTAGCTCCATACACAACTTTTATTTCGTATGAAAAAACGTTTTCTGGAGGTCTATAAAGTACTAGTCGGCATTGAATTGGTTAAATAATTTAGCAGAATAAAGCCCTGTGACTCCTTCGTCCTTCTGCTAGTAGTCAAAGTTTGTAAATTCAGAAGATGGTAGGTAATACCTTTCCGACCGGTATGATATACTTTTAGTAAAGCCCACTATTTCGACTGTTCCTTGGTCTTTGATATTTTAGTGGGTCTATGGTTCGGCTGAAAATTCGACAGCAGCCATCTACGAGAACGTATGTACTTACTTCACGATATTACTGCAATAGCACAATTGGTATATGAATCTAAGTACTTATCGTGCCGGACTCGTACATAATAAAAGTGTGGCGAAAAGTACTTCTGTCTAATTGAAACTGTTTAATGACTCATATAAAAAGTTAAGCATTTTTTTGCTAACAAACAAATGAGCACATATTTATTAGACAATTTAAAATCGAACTGCTGTGAGAACTTAATactgttataaaaattattacccGCTTCAGTgaggttaaatttttttcattgatgtAGCATATTAAAAACAGCTAATGATTGCCTATAAAATAGTCGTTAATCATTCAGATAAAAATACCCAGCACAGAAATTGTACGTGTACCAAATGTGAGTAGACTTCCGCTTTAATACAGGGTGGTACGATTGCTGTTTTTATACGCTTGCAACATTTCGTACAGAACATAACGGTTTGTTTACCTAAAGGCCATCTGTGAGACCTAGAAATAAacaagttatatattttatatatcaaaGTGATTAGGATTATAAAGATGTCTACACAtactaagccataaatatatataaaactatacTTAATCTTAACTATAAACCACAGTCATTTCAAGGTCGTCCGTTTGCTCTATTTGGTTTTCATCGTTCCTGGTCGTTATTACATAACTTGCAACAACGAGCAAGTTCTTGCCAAGACggaaactttaattaatttttttaattactgctTAGGAAACCATGCGAAGCATACTTCTGTGTATCCACAGTCTTCGGAAATGCAGTCTGCGCGTATATGTTGTGAACTTTCATACAGTTATTATGATGAGAAAGCAGACTTTGACAACATTTGACGCGTGACAGCTTCAATTGACTGCGTTGACGAACTCTACGCTTTGAAATCGCCAGCAATGTTTACTCAAATATATGCATCAATACCCAATGTGCTTGTGTCAACACACATATTCTGTCATGTATAGGGTGTTTTGGAGTGTAGACATTCCTTtcataataaatgaaatgcggaaaaattaatgaaattgctaaaatttaatatttcatttatgaaAGCCATTCCGTTAGTCAAATATTTCTGCAAATTCTTTAACATAATCTGTCTAAACTCGACCAAACTTTTGtattcaattttaaaagaatGGTCGAAAGCTTACGCCAAGTATCCAACAATGACTTTTCTTATCGCTGAAGCTAACTTGACAGTCCAGTACTATAAATTCTCGATTTTTGGACGTTTTTTCAATGAAGATCTTTTCTTAGTAATCCGTCAAAGTATATTGAAcgtaaatgtttattttgacAACTTGTCAGCTATCCTCTAATCTTTAAAAATACCAATTTACACAAGCAACGGCAGACGGCTAAGTATTATTTCGCcaaagttttaagaaaacttttctTGCTTGTGATATAATTTGATCTGTTATATATATACCTCAGAAAcgtacacatacaaacattgtAGCAGCTGTATAACATTTAAGCCAATTTCACAGCCGGTTAGACACTTTTGACGCTGTCGCGAGATgcctaaaaaaattatgaataagaATTGAGTTTGAATTTCTTTGACAAACTTGCTATAAcgatataacgggtgatccatttcgaggtgcCCTActctttcaaataaaaaatgcagaaacTCAAAATTTAAAGAGGAATGTTTATTCTTATACGAAagcacattttttggcatttatttttaaaagattatcTCTTACAAATGTTGACCGCGTCTAAGTCTCTTATGGCCCAATTTTGaatgactcgttcaagcatttcgattggtaactgacgaatgagaCTCGAACGCTCCAATGCCTGAACCGAAGCGAGATAAACTAACGATTTTAAATAGTCCCAcatgaaaaagtctaacggtgtaatatcacacgattttggtggccaattcatcggctcaaaacgtgaaattatccgTTCAACGAAGTtttatctcaataaattcattgactgatgcgatgtgtgggaagtgtcCCCGTCTTAtttaaaccaaatgtcgccgagatcaggagattcaattttaggcatcatATGATTGCTTATGATTGCGCGATGACGGTTATCATTGCCGGTTCTGTTCTCATCGATATCATttgtgaagaaatatggaccgattattccaccggcccacaaaccaaaTCAAATCGTGGCGTTGCTCTTCGCccaaaatgcggcaattttgcttgtttacatacccattgagccaaaaatggccctcatcgctgaacaaaatttgaatcgaaaacgtcggatcttctcgGAACTTTACAAGAGACCAtcaagcgaagcgatgtcgctggGGAAGGTCAATTCTTGCttaagctatattttgtaaactttcaatttaagggggtattctggtctaaaaatttaaaaatatcgaacttttttttatatactcaagaatatgtgtacaagaggatttttcaaaattcaaattattttcggagatataggcatttttctgatcCGGCATCCAAaatggttcggccggaactaatcgaacaaaagacattacgcgaaactttaaacgcgtttttctcaaaactgatattttcggaacgatacccacgatttctcagggcttgtctatggttggaactagccccatccccaattttttatttttattatttttaaaaaattcgaaatagtcagaaatagtgatccaaaaaacttttttttcaggcgtAGCCATTTtgtggaaacaattttttcccacttttccgtagttagggccattgcgacattattctagattaacaatctttttttttttggtttcagataactaggaggattgaaatcatgggtatggtcacgtggacaTTTTTAGAGACCctccacttcgtcagctcataatttttgaaattttttactttttttagtttttaacatttttctgtactcttctaaaattaacaaataactaataaaaaaatggatagtaaaaatattaattgccttttcttacgacactttaaaaattaccagaaattcatgcttctagaccagaataatTAAGATCTTGATGTAAAATGCGcaaagttgctgcgaacggcgccgtaTCGAATCTCCAAGATATTCgggtacactctcagctacgactattatattttttcactgtGTGCGGGACGTTATGTATTCAGTCGGATATTATCCAATATTGCGAATACTGGATATAAATAATATgatagcttgacacgactcacgtgagatctgtcaaaaaaggctgttgaaaaaagtacctctacttggatcaaaTTTTAAAAGAGTGAAAagagtataacagttttgtttgtcTTAAGTACAAAATCGGTGCCGCATTACGTCCTGACTCCAATATAAGGAAACTATGTTTATCCTTCGATGACACATAGGCTAAAAGCTCCGATCGATTCTATGAAGGAAGCCCTAAAAATAGAATACGTATGTTTCGTTATTAGAACTGAACTTCAAAATAACGTGTCAAAGTTAGAAGGTTGGCGGGAAATTATTTCAGCAAGCTTAGTTTATATACATTCAGTGGTTTATGGGATACGTAAACTAGAGGCGGAGCCCCGCACACTTTAGTAATCATTCACACTACAGCTTCTCTTCTCAAAGGCGAACCTCAGTACCAAATTTGggtttctatattattttttttctagttctttcatatattttcgATTAATAGCATTTTATAATCATGCTGCTAGTAGTCTAAAACATATATCTTGAATATCAGAAAGACCTGTGTAGCAAGAgtttaataaagttgaatggAGAAACAGACATACAGAAACCAATTCGACTTTTTACTCCGATCAGTTTATATATAGAACTCTATATctgtctcgattagttttaaatGTTACAGGCAACCGACAAAACACAAATGTAACTACAAGAATGGTATCGAAAATGGAATATCGCGAGTAAGAATAATGCTTCTCTTTAATATCTCTCAAATTAGGAAAATTAGAGCTGCCCTGTTTCACTATGTTGTGTTTGAAGCATTAACTCaattataatttaaacattttatttcgaaaaatatgttACTTACGTCATTCCTGCTCTTGGGActctttatatacaaatttatgcaagCACTTTCCTACTTCTTTTTCCCAAGGTTCGGCGAAAGCTTTTGCGTTTTAGTTGACCATTGAGTGTTTGCTGTAGTTGTAGTTGAATAAAACGGTGTCTACAGCCAAAGCTAGTAAAACACTTTTATTCCTTGTCCGCCTCTTTAGTACAGGTAGTAGGATATGCATAGAGAGACTTCTAACACATATACAGGTATGAATAGGTaggaatatatgtattataattggCATACCTTCAATGCAAATTCAACGCAATTCATCTTCGTGGCTTGTGAATGTGATGCAGCTGGGACGCTACAatgaaatatagtatatgtacttacatttaTGTTTAGTTATACTATATCCCcagtatataatacatatacaaacatacatgttcTTTGCATATACGCCAACTTGTATTTACTTTGTTTCAAATAATGGAAATGAAAATCATGAATCGCAGCTGCCACTTGAGCGCATAAGTATCTATTCAGCTTGGAAACTTGAATACGCTGGAATAAATTGCGAGATGATGCAAAACTAATTTCAAACTCTCATAAcaggaaatgtaaaaaaatgtattcaagcATCTTTCATTTCTTACCTGAAACAAGTATGAATTTACATTTCACAAGATAATAAATGTAGGCAAAGCCTATCTAACTGTTGTTTTTAGTTAGTAAAATATTCAgaatgaaaagaagaaatgttTTGAGTATGAGCGTGCTTAGCACCTATTGAATTGAGTATAGTTATTTCGGACCATACTAATACAAACCAAGCTCTTATTctcaaaaaagctttaaatgaaataattatcatcaacaagtaaggaagtgttACGACACcgttataaaaaaaactcacaCCCTCAATTTTATTGTGATAACTTACATAATTGAAGTTGGAAAatctttatgtacatatattaggtatatccgggctaagagaagtattgacccgactcAACCTATTTGTAGCATACAGATATACAACTATCAGGAAAAGATTATCtctaaaattgtaaataaaacgcaagacatttaattattcatcaaaatttattttgtcgccttcaaggtaatccccaccagatgtagtTAATACACTTacgccaacgatttttccagttctcaAGACACATTCCATTAATACTTTTTGGAATGGCCTTCAACTCCTTCAACGAATttcgttttatctcttcgatcgactgaaaacgggttccacggagcggcaatttcagtttggggaacaaagGAAattcacacggagccaaatgtGATGAGTACGGTTGttaatcgatggtattcattgcgtctTTGACTTtcaattcggtcacaatcgtggctcgatttGATGTTGCATTATCATCGCGTAAagtccatgaattgttcttccgcATTCGACAAATTTTCTCACGCAAACGTCTCGATACGGCCAAATAGTACTCCTTATTGACTGTCTGTCCctccgaaacaaattcatgatacaccaaaccacgaatatcgaaaaagcaCAATGAGCATCATTTTGATTTTTAGCGGCTCTGGTgtggttttttttggtttcggctcctttttttcctccattccaATGATgtttgacttgtttgcatgtcaagcTCATAAACCCATGCCTCGTCGGCATTAAAAaagctctccatgaatgtggcaTCGGAATTCGCACCATGAAGCATCTCCACAGAGACCTGATTACGGTACtcaatttggttagaaataaaaatttgagataaattctttgtttaatatttttatccgtTGTCAAAGTCGTAACGCACTAGTGAGGTGTACCTACTTAAGCAGCCGCTGTAGGCAAACTAGTGGACAGATCGCGCTcaaatttggcatagtaattaaggacagtcataccaacttagtaaaatatattttcttgaagCATCATTTAATCccaaaaaaatttcctttaaatattaattaaactaaatttattacaattctAATTATCTGTCGACTGCATTATAAATTGAACGAAATGGAGTCGAGTGTTATATAGGCTCTGAACGGCTGATGGATGTTATTCATAGAATCATATTTCATAATGAAAATATAGCCAGAGATTTCCTATTTTCTGCCGTGGATCAACTgctattaaataatatttagtcTTTATGTTGCCCGGAAGTTTTGATTGCACGAAGATCTTGGGAAATTATCTCAATCACCTATCAGAATAGTTCAAGCTTTACCTtactttttgataaaatttcacTATTTCTCAGTAAACCCTAAAAATAGATGTGAGATTATTGCATGCCAACTGCTTTGccttaaattttgtaaaactatGCGTCGGAAATCCCATCAACTAATCTCTTCTAATCCTTCTTTGCTATTTCAGCTGTTGACGTAAGCGAAATCCTGCACGCAAATCCGTTTCGATTGCCTTCAATTTCACTTCCTCTAGCAATTTTGATGTATAGAAATGTTATAGATGCGCCACTATGAAAGCTAAACTTTATTGCATAACACACTACATATTTTCAACGCCATTATAGCGAAGCATTGTAGCTTGTATTATTTATGGTATGGATTATAGATGTATGTTACGTAtgctgtacatatatacaaataaacacaaataaatatatatgcatacatatgtctgtaaaAATAAGTAGACATTTCCTGCGTCGAAAGTTTCACCGGATTATTTGACCACGTTTGAGTCATCACTTTGCTGAAATTGGTGGTATTTATCTAACTGTTAACTctctcatatgtatgtattcccaCTTTCTAGACAACATagcagtatatgtatatttatatacatatgtatgtcgataAGCTTAAGTCCCGCCTCTGCCGACTTACAtagatattatttaatatttgtataatgCCTTTCCGGGAAATGCCAAAAGTTGTGGATTTGTTTTTGGGAGTAACTGCCATTCGCTTCTTTctaatttttgtatgtacatgtaaagGTGAAAGGTTATACTTTTTGGTGTCAATAAGTAGGTGCACATGTTTCGAATTAGCAGAAGTTGCTAGTTATTATGCATTAAAAGATATTACGACAACGATTTCCACTGATTGCCTCATAATTTCCTCAAGGGTGCagtaaaactttatttattcGTATTCCGTTGAAGTTGCCGCAATAAATAGTTTGCAAGGATTAAAAAAGTGCAAGGACATTATGAAAGTTAGTAcatacgcggttatagccgagttaacaactgcgcgccagtcgtttcttattttcgctacgtggcgcgaattggatattccaaacgtagccaggtccttctccacctggtccttccaacgaagtggaggtcttcctcttcctctgcttaccccggcgggtactgcgttgaataccttcagagctggagtgttttcgtccatttgtaCTACGTGACCTAaatagcgtagccgctgtctcttaactcgctgaactacatatgtcaatttcgtcgtcgtacagctcatcgttccctAGATTGCGGTATTCGCGGTTGCGAATgcacaaagaaccataaatcctCTGCAGAACTTtcgctcgaaaactcgtaacaccgactctttggatgttgtcatcgtctatgcctctgcaccataaagcaggaccggtataatgagtaacttatagagtttggtctttgtttgtcgagagaggactatattttttaattgcctactcagtctgaagtaagactgttggcaagatttattaTGCGTTATATTTCGGGGatggcattgttgttggtgttaatgctggttccaagatagacaatattatgtacgacttcgaagtttCGACTGTCAACAGCGAAGTGGGCAtcaagtcgcgagtacgacgactgttttttttatgacagaagatatttcgtcttgtcctcttGTCTCGGAGTAGTCTTTCACGAtcatgacggagcttttagtattactcaacgttagtttacacagccgtattattaCATAGTTTGCGAGGATACCTAGTTTAGACAcagcggcatagaggcagttaattttcgtgctgtcgaaggcggctttaaaatcgacgaagaggtggtgtgtgtctcgtcttagtccttgtcccgtccatcgcaccaTCATCCTTTACCCTTACggggacatcaaccagctgaacagcggcaccttctcaattaaggTGCATGTCCTTAAATCATAATCTTTAACACGTTTGTAGGGGTAGTCATCAAATAGGAGTCTTTCATGCGAGCCTGTTTTGAACATTTCATTGgcggtgttttttacgtggcgggtccgaAACCCAGCACACATTTTAGTTGGCCTTCCAACAGAGTTTTTTGGCCATTTATTGGATACTTGGTCTgagaccggaagtcgtaagatgcttgagccatatgtaaaaaaagaaattccgGGCATTCCCAAGTGTATggcgttcagagaactttcctcacttttaagaataatatataaatgactcACTACTTCATTTTTGCTACTTCAGCGTTAGACTAGAAAAACAAATTCTGtgaattttataaaactaaCTCACTTATTgaccaatatgtatgtataagagaTGACTTTGGGAAATATTGATCTGATTTGGTCTATAATTATCTATTTATTTGTGTAGCCTCTTCTTCGGATAAGTTCattgccttttttttttttggtttttttttgtaaatttaccTGTCGAAAGGCAAAAGTTTGATtgtaaacaaatcaaaaaaatcatttttagaaacaattcgaattttttacCGAAACTCGCCCTCGAGATTGACTTACCCCTTTACTCTTAATTCCATAACGCATTTGAAGAACTTCGCGCTCATAACAGCTTTATGCTCCTGCAACAGCTGATGCTTTAGATCGACTTTAGCGGTTATGCCTCTTAGGGGGTGCAAATTTTCGCAGAGAATTCGAGAGACAAATGACAACTCGATTTCGATAAAAAGTAGACACGAaaggaaaaaacaaataaaatgaaaagcttAAAAGCGTGAAGTGCATCTTCTTAGCTGCTTTGTTTGGAGAAATAGATAACTGGCGCCAAACGACTTATAACGACAAAAGTAACGGTTAAGATAAGtgagaattaataaaaaattaccgGCTTATCTGTATTCTACACACTataaatttacacatttttattcagaaaataGTATAGTTCCAcattaacaatttattggacAGACATTAAATAACTTCACTTATAGATTTTAACACCGCCTCTTCTTTCGGAACGAGCGGCAAATGGCGCTCCTCTTCTTGCGCTTGCTCTTCGACATTTTACAAGCCTGTTGAaatgagaaatattttgtatgaaatatttgGTATTGATTTGCAACTATTAGCATTTTAAGTACCTGTCGCATGTAACGCCGTTTACATTCCGGCGACAATGAGCACCATCTACGTGCGCCCTTTTGCACCGTCTCCTGAGGGCTGAGTCCACAATGTTTACGTCTGTAGGCGCGTAAGAAATTCAAATAAGCATTCGCTGTCACTGGACCTGGTTTCATGCAACGTTTGCGTCTTCTACCACCACATCTACGTCTGCGTGGTCGCGATCGACGGCGACAACTACGACGACGCTTTGGTCGTCGCTTTCTGCGGCAGCCAGAACGTTTACGTCTCTTTGGCCGACAACTACGGCGCTTTCGTCGTTTGGGCCGACATGAGCGGCGTCTGCGCTTAGGACGACAGCTGCGACGCTTCTTGCGCCGAGGTCTTCTGCAAGCCTGTACACAaagattttgtttaatttgaatCGTAGTTAGTTGAATGGTTAGttcatttgtttacataccaTTGCCCGATATTTGGCTTTCTGTGAGCAGGAGAGTCGATTCCAAGCCTTCGCCCCTTGTCGCACTGTCTCCACTGCCGACATACCACAGCATTTCTTTCTGAATTCGCGCAGAAAATTTAAGTAACCATTGCTAGTGATAGGGCCCGGTCGCATACAGCGACTCATGATTTGagtacaattttcaaatatattttaacgaaCCAAACCacgaaaaaattactaaaaaattttgtatcgtcttattaaattctttttacaaaaaatgtaattccATTGactgtaatttttcaaatgtcGAGTATTTCAAAGCTTGCGAAgatttttttgaactttaagtgAGCGTTGTAAGTGAAAGCAAGGTCTATTTGGCCCTTCTTCGTTTATCCGGTTGAGGATTTCTAAACCATGTGCCATCGAACGATAAATATAATAGCCGGACGGTGCTAGGGAATCTGGCGGGTAAGGTAAAACTTCCAATTTAAGCATTTCCAGGTAGGTTTTAACGGGTTTGACAACGTGAGGCCGAGCGTTGTCATACAGCAGCATCACTGTTCATGCCTCTCCTTATATTGAGTTCAAGAGGAAGCCAAGTTCCTTGTTTCTCAAGCATTCCCAGCACATGTAGTCGTGTTGAAATGGTTTGACGGGTGACCCACATCGACACACATGACGATATAACGCGGAACCTCATTGAGCAAAGCCTCTAATTTACCAACGAAATCTGCCGTGATTGGTGATACAAAAGTATACAGATACAAGTAGAGTTCTTAAAATCAGCTCAAACGTGTCGACAAAGCGACTTGAGGCAAATATAAATCTGTTTAAGCGTTTTATTGATCTCCAGCTCAATGAAATGTCTAAAACAGTGAGCTCCTAGATGTTTATGCCTCAGTAGACCTCTTGTGATTCATTTGGGGCCAAAAATatcttgcaaaaaaaattggtaaCCCAGCGCTGGTAAACACCCTTCCAACCCGCTAACCAGTAGATGAACGCACGAAGGCAGCTGAGGGCGATGTGGTTGAAAGCCTAGTTGGGCATTCCTTAGTTAGCCTTGAATGCATTGTTTCTgaacaatacaattttatattaattcatttCCGTCCattacaagtatatattatattaaagttttaGTGGCTACtaacaactacatatgtatttacttatatgtatgtacatatatgcaaaaatattgacattCCAGTAAGTCAACGTGTGCTGGTCATCATAgctcatacatgcatacatatgtatgtatcatttaGAATCACTTGTTGgtttatgttttatttgcatttaatgcCGTTATTTGAGTTGCAATAAATTGCCATGTTAACTATCTCTTATTTAATCTGCAGTTTACACTCAATTAGCATTCAATCAGTTGCTTCGTTTACTGCCATTTTATTGTTGACATTATGTACTCGTATAACTGTTGGCTTATCTTTGTTGTCTTTCCAATTACACATATGCCGCAATAAACCAGATTTGCTTACAagattaaattgaatttatttgaataatgtCATAACGGCAAGTAAAACCCAGCGACTGCACGCACCGCAATATTTTTATCGAGTGGATTAAGCTCATAATGCTTGTTGATtccattttttgtttctgttaaaAAGTGATTTTCCACAAAGCTGTTaaaagataatattttaaactgcTCCCAATAGAGAAGCGATAATTGCTGTATAAATCAAAGGAATTCAAAAGTGTCCTTGTCCAATctcctaaaatttttaaaaagttagatTTTGTggtcttatatacatataaaaggagtgttccaaagtaaaacaggacttaaaacaaaaacagaataaatggtTGTTTtccggcaaaatcaatttattttttttcaaaatagtctacttctgcttcaatacagctttttgcacggtccaaaagcatgtcgaacgagtgttttagctcgttgaccggtatggccgccagtatgctggtgcaagccttttgaatggcctctacatctgcataacgctttcttttcatgggcaaatgcatttttccgaaaaaaaagaaGTCACAccgtgccatatcaggtgatcACGGGGAGTGAtttatggttaaaatgtgatttttggtcaaataatcgtccttcgtaTGTGggattctgagaaatttttggtcatcagtcaatttgtgcgaaacaaaccgtgcacacacctttcgtaagcccaaatgctcggtcaaaatgcgataaatcgatgttttggaga
The DNA window shown above is from Bactrocera tryoni isolate S06 chromosome 4, CSIRO_BtryS06_freeze2, whole genome shotgun sequence and carries:
- the LOC120774136 gene encoding protamine-like; protein product: MSRCMRPGPITSNGYLNFLREFRKKCCGMSAVETVRQGAKAWNRLSCSQKAKYRAMACRRPRRKKRRSCRPKRRRRSCRPKRRKRRSCRPKRRKRSGCRRKRRPKRRRSCRRRSRPRRRRCGGRRRKRCMKPGPVTANAYLNFLRAYRRKHCGLSPQETVQKGARRWCSLSPECKRRYMRQACKMSKSKRKKRSAICRSFRKKRRC